The DNA window GGTTCCAACCAGTCGAAATCGGCACGGGCCTATCCTTCGATCAATTTGCTGCAATTAGCGTGCGGCTCCCTGATTTGCCCGGAGTGGTCCCGCAACGGGGTTTCACGCGTTACTATCCGACCGGCGCATCGGTTGGGCATTTAATCGGTTATGTCGGGCCTGCATCCGCCGAGGAATACGAACTTGATCGCAATCCTCTGTTGGTCACCCCCGGTTACAAAATTGGCAAGGATGCGCTTGAGAAGCAATTCGAGCAAGAGTTACGGGGAACGCCCGGCGCACGCCGGGTCGAAGTGACTGCCAGCGGACGGATTGTCCGCGATCTCGATACCAGACAAGATGTGCAAGGTGCCCCGGTTAAACTTACAATAGACGGTCCGCTGCAAGATTACGCAGCGCGCCGGCTCGGCCTGGAATCGGGCTCGGTTGTGGTCATGGATACGCTTACCGGCGATCTGCTGTGCATGGCATCGATGCCAAGTTTCGATCCCAATTCCTTCTCCGATGGAATTGGCCGCGTCGAATATTCGATGCTAAGCGAGAACGAGCGTGTTCCGCTAAGAAATAAAGTTCTGAAAGGACTTTATCCGCCAGGCTCAACGGTAAAGCCAATGGTCGCCATGTCTTTCCTAAAGGCTGGGATTAGGCCCGATGAAACCGTTCAATGCCGTGGCGGCTTGAGAGTTGGCAATCGGGTTTTCGGCTGCTGGAAACGCAGTGGCCACGGTACCGTCGATATGGCCAAGGGCATCTATCAAAGCTGCGACGTCTATTTCTATCATTTCGCACAGCGTGTGGGGATGGACCCTATTGCAGCGATGGCGCGGCGTTATGGAATGGGACAAGAATTTCCGCTGCCGGTGACCAGCCAATTTTATGGGACCGTGCCCGATCCTGCATGGAAACTAGAAAAATACGGAAGCCCTTGGGCGACATTTGACACTGTCAACGCGACCATCGGACAAGGTTACATGCTGGCAAACCCGTTACAGCTTGCTGTAATGGCAACGCGGCTGGCGACCAGCAAACAAGTGATGCCTCGCTTGGTATTGAACGAGAAAGTCCCAGATTATGAATCGATGGGCGTAACCGAAGAACACAAGCTGGCAGTGCGCAAAGCCATGAGTGACGTGGTCAATGGGCCAGGCACCGCCGGGCGGGCGCGATTACCAATTCCCGACATATTGATGGCTGGAAAAACCGGCACTGCGCAAGTGGTTTCGCTGAGCAAATCAGATGGTAAATCGGGTCCTTGGAAATATCGCGACCACGGTTTGTTCATCTTCTTCGCTCCGTTTGATAACCCGCGCTATGCCGGGGCGGTTGTTATCGAGCATGGAGGCGGCTCCGGTGCGGCCTACCCGATTGCCCGCGATGTCATGACATTCCTGTTCGATCCTGCGAAAGGTCTCGCCGCTCTGGAATTGCTGGAGAAGCAATGGGGCGGCACAGCGCAAGAACGGCTTGAAAAAAAATACGCGGCCTACGCCGCGCAAGCTGGCGAAGATATCCCGCCACAACCCAAACGCGACGAAGACATTTTCGCGCGGGTGGATGCAGAGGCAAGAGCCGCAGCGACGGCGCCAGTGGCACAAGCAACGGACGCAGCGATCAACCGCTCGACCAATGTCGATTCTATTTCCGGCGGAACTGAGGAATGAATTCAATTATTCCGACCCCGGTCGCGCGCCAACCGTGGCAAATGCTGATACCACTTTTCCTGTTGGTCGCATTTGGAGCGGCTGTTCTTTATTCTGCGGCAGGTGGCGCATTTCAGCCCTTCGCGTCTTCCCACCTTTTGCGCTTTGCAGTCACTCTCGTGATGGCGTCGATCATGGTGCTTTTTTCGCGCAATTTTGTGAAAATGATGGCCTACCCCGCGTATGGTGCAGTTTTGCTTCTGCTACTCGGCGTGGAGGCAATGGGTGCGATTGGAGGCGGGAGCCAGAGATGGCTCGAACTTGGCCCTCTTCGGATACAGCCCTCGGAATTGATGAAACCAGTTGTAGTGTTAGCATTGGCCAAGTTCTACGAGGGCTTGCCTAGCGGAATGATCGAAGGATGGCGGGCCATAATCCCAGCTGGCGGCCTTATCGCCCTGCCAGTGGGGCTAGTGTTGCTCCAACCTGATTTGGGAACTTCGCTTGCAATTGTATTCGGCGGTATAGTTGTGATGTTTCTTGCGGGCCTGCCGTTGCGCTGGTTCCTTGCAGGCGGAGCTGCTGCCGCTGTCGCCGCCCCGCTCGCATTTTTCTTCGGCCTGAAGGAATATCAGCAACGCCGCGTAACCACCTTTATGGATCCCGAAAGCGATCCACTGGGCGCTGGTTATCACATCACGCAATCAAAAATTGCAATTGGATCTGGCGGATTCTCGGGCAAAGGCTTTAACGAAGGTTCACAGAGCCATCTGAATTATCTTCCCGAACCGCATACAGACTTTGTATTCTCGACCATGGCGGAAGAATGGGGCTTCATCGGAGGCTTATTCGTTATCATCATGTTTGGCTTAATACTGCGTTGGGGACTTCGCGTTGCAAAAGCCGCGCCTGACCGGTTTTCCAAGTTACTCGCAGCAGGAATGGTCGCGACAATCTTCTTCTATGTCTGCATAAATTTGATGATGGTTATGGGACTCGCTCCGGTGGTTGGCATCCCGCTGCCATGGATGAGCCATGGCGGCTCGTCCATGATGACAAATATGATCTGCATCGGCACGCTAATGATGGTCAACCGGTGGAACCGCGAACACAACCGCGTCGGCTTAGAATAGCAAGCCATAGTCTTGGCTTTGGAGATCTGTAACCGGAACATAGTTACGGGTCAGAAGGGCCCGTAGTCATCAGCCTTGGCCGCGATCAGTCTGCTCCAATCGCATTAAAGACTTCCCATAGAAAATACGACGCGGCAATTAGCTGATCTATACAAAAGCAACAGGTTGCAGACCGGTATGGCGCAACCCATTATCGTTCCGGCAGTCAGCAAGAAATGCTGTATGAAAACGCCTCATGTTCATGCGGTTATTAGCCATGCGACGATTTGGCTCTTTTAATCGGCAGTCGCCCCGCTATATGCGGCGCTCCGCAATCACAATGTTGATTCGCGAACCGCCGTTCAGTCGGCCGATGGACGCATAGCTCAGTTGGTAGAGCAGCTGACTCTTAATCAGCGGGTCCCAGGTTCGAACCCTGGTGCGTCCACCATAAATTCAATAACTTAGTGGATGATTGAAGGGAAATCTTTCAATCGAACCGGACATTGACCGGACGCATCAGTCAAAAACTTTATATGAGCGGATGGCTATTGGGTGCCATCCAAATTGCACCGAAGCAAAGTACCCCCATCGAATTGCTGCGAAGCTAGACCCCACCGGGGTGGCACCCCCCAATTCTGGCAAATGGGACCCAATCCCCCCTATTTACTATTCTGCGCGTCCGATGATCTACCGCCCAAAACACTTAAACCTTCCAATTCAGTGAGGACAATCTTGGCGGTTCACGCAAGTCGCCCCGGCGGCCATGCCTCTTGCAGCCCATTGTAGGAATAGAAATGCACCGAATGAAAATGCTCCTAAAAATTCGCCATAGTTCTCACGGACCCAACCTGCTGCGATGAATGCAAAAACTACAGAAAACCCAGTAGTTAAGACCCAAGTGCCAACTTGGACTCCACCTGATTTCCAAATACTCGGTGTTTGGAAAGAGTCTGTCATTTCATAGTAGATGCACATCCTGCCCCAAGTGCCCAAAACAAAGGCAAGTATGCCTGCGATTACCATCCAAATGGTCATAACGGTTCCCCTACCCCTTCGGTTTCCTGCCCGGCCACCTTGGCCCGGTTGCAAGCCCAAGTACGAAGGATGTCTGCTCCAATATCCTCAATTTTTGCAAGACTGCGGCTGCGCTCGGCCTTCGCCCCCTGCGTTTCTCGTCCGTGCTTATAGTTGGGGTGGGCGGTGCCCCGCTTAATGTTGTGCGCCAGCCTTGCACCGTGCATCCGGCATACCCTTTGCCCATAGCAAGCCGGTCCAACGAATATTGATGGCCCCCGGTAATCGCGCCGAATTTATGGTCAAAGGCGGAGATGCTGGAATCTACCGTCTGCGCGCTTTGCAATATGAACAAGGACACCCTGGCGGTGCGCGGCCCGAGAGGTTGCTCGCGACAATAAGCTCGTCCGGTCCAAGGCAAGATGATCCCATTCCGGGCAGGCTGGTCAATCCGCCCAAAATGCCCAACCAGCCCATTGCTCGCCGTCGAACGATCACCTTCAAAGGAGAGATTTCAGGCAATCATGAAATGCCAATGATGCATCATGAACCCGCTACTCCAAGAAAAATGCTCGGTATTACAGCGAATTGCGATGCGGCACCTGCTGCATGTGCACCTAAGCAACCCATGACCGGAATGCCGCCGGTAAAATTTACCCTAGACGGAAAAGTCTTTGATCTCGATCGGATAGATCAACATGTCGTAGCTGGTACTGTCGAGGAATGGACCCTGGTTAATCTTGATGTGTTCCAGCATCCGTTCCACATCCATGTGAATCCGTTCCAAATTGTTGCGATGAACGGGCAGCCGGTCGACGATCCGACCTGGTGGGATGTATTTCCGTTGCCGTCGAAAGGCAGTGTCACAATTCGCACTTACTTCCGGCCGGATATCACGGGCAAGACTGTCTATCACTGCCACATTCTGCCGCACGAGGATAATGGGATGATGGCAAACGTCTTCATCCACCCGGAAGGGACAGAACTCGATGCCAAGGGGGAGCCAAGAACATGAATCGTGCACACCGCAACCGAATGCTTGCAGAAGCTATCGCTTTGGCAGGTCTGCTCGCCCTCCCCGGCAATGCAAGCGAAGTTTATAAAGCAAGTGGATCTGAACTTTCAGAACGGCAGCCATATATTTTCGTGCAGCAACACAATGGGAAACCAGGACAGAAAATCCGCAAGGGGTGGCCGATTCAAGTGCAATTGCCCGGTAATCCAGCAATTTGGACATTTGACGCTAAGCAAAGCCGGAATGTCGTACCGCTGGGTAAAACGCTGGTCTATTCGCCAGACCGGATTGACGGGATGGAGTCGTTATTCATTTTTGACCTTGCTTTAGAGCTGGATGCAGAGGCCGGGCAAATGGGTGAGATTGTCTATACGACCGATGATCCCCTGCCTTCGCTAAACCGCGTTATCCCTAATCGGGTGTTCCGCGTGCAGTTCGAGATCATTGCGGATAAAAAGCCGGTTTCCCAATCCCGAACAGACCGCTAAGCGAGCCGCACAATATTACCGGAGTTACCAAATGGCGCGTTTTCTAATTGTCGAAGCCCGATTTTACGATGAGCTCAATGATATGCTGATTGCAGGCGCGCGTGCCGCTCTTGAAGAGGCCGGGCACGAGGTCGAAACATTGACCGTACCGGGCGCATTGGAAATTCCTGGCGCGATTGCTCTTGCCGCCGAAACCGATCACTATTCCGGTTTTGTTGCCATTGGCGTGGTTATCCGCGGTGAAACCTATCACTTTGAAATCGTCGCCGGTGAAAGCGCACGGGGTATTATGGCGCTGACAATGGATGGTATTGCGATCGGCAACGGTATATTGACCGTCGAGAATGAAGAGCAAGCGCTCGTTCGCGCCGATTCCGCGCAAAAAGACAAGGGCGGCGAAGCGGCTAAGGCGGCACTGGCGATGCTCGACCTGCAGGCCAGATTCGCGAGTTAAGCCTCAGGCATCAATGCGCTCTTTTCAGCCGAAGCAAGTGGCTCCGGCATAATGCGCGCTCGCGCCCAGCTCTTCCTCAATCCGGATCAACTGGTTGTATTTCGCAAGCCGGTCTGAGCGAGCTAGCGAGCCAGTTTTGATTTGCCCGCAATTGGTCGCGACTGCCAGATCGGCAATTGTAGCATCTTCGGTCTCACCCGAGCGGTGCGACATCACACTTGTGTAGCCTGCACGGTGGGCGATATTGACCGCCTCCAACGTTTCGGAAAGCGTGCCGATCTGGTTGACCTTCACCAACAGCGAATTGGCAAGGCCCTTCTCGATACCCATCGCTAAACGGGCCGGATTGGTCACAAAAAGATCATCGCCGACCAGCTGGACATCCTTGCCAATCTTATCGGTCAGCGCCCTCCAGCCCACAAAATCGTCCTCATCCATGCCGTCTTCAATTGAGCGGATAGGGTAATCATCGCACAGTTTGGCGAGGTAATCTGCCATTTCAGTAGGGTTGAGCGAAATATTTTCGCCTGCCAAAACATATTGGCCGTCCTTGAAGTACTCGCTCGAAGCGCAATCGAGAGCGAGCAGAATGTCCTCTCCAGGTTTAAAGCCGGCTTTCTCGATCGAGGCCATGATGAAGTCGAGCGCGTCGCGGGTGCTGGCGAGGTTCGGCGCAAAGCCGCCTTCATCACCAACCGCTGTGGCAAGCCCCTTGTCCGACAAGCCTTTCTTGAGCGTGTGGAATACTTCTGCGCCCCATCGCACTGCTTCAGCGATGCTGTCAGCCCCGACCGGCATGATCATAAATTCCTGAATGTCGATCGGATTGTCGGCGTGTTCCCCGCCATTGATGATGTTCATCATCGGCACGGGCAACACATGAGCGGACACGCCGCCAACATAGGACCAGAGCGGCAAACCACGAGCGTTGGCCGCTGCCTTTGCAATCGCCAGGCTGGTCCCGAGGATTGCGTTAGCGCCAAGACGGCTCTTATTGTCGGTCCCGTCGAGGTCGATCATAGCCAAGTCAAGGTCACGCTGGTCTTCAGCATCGAGGCCCAAGAGGGTATCGGCAATTTCGCCATTCACCGCCTCAACGGCCTTCGTCACACCCTTGCCCAGATAGCGGCTTTTATCGCCATCGCGCAATTCGACCGCCTCATGAGCTCCAGTGGAAGCACCAGACGGGACTGCGGCGCGGCCAAAACTGCCGTCTTCGAGCAATATATCGACCTCAACCGTCGGATTGCCTCTGCTGTCGAGGATTTCGCGGCCATGGATGTCGATAATGCCTGTCATGTTCGGGCTCCGAATATATTGGTGTTGTAAATTGCTAACACACCACCATATTGGCAGTGTATGAGTACGCAATTTAGGCCTTATTCGCAGGAACTAAACGGCGCAAGTTGCGTTGCAATACGGAAGGGTTAGAAACCGTATGCACGGCATTCTGACTCGCAAATATTTGACTCGCTAAAGGAAGAACCATGGCCGCCTCTAAAACTGAAACCACCAATAAGACCAAATCGACCAAGAAGCCCGCCGCCAAAAAAGTCGAAGCCAGCAGTACAGTCGACGCGAAAACGCGCTTCAGCGCGGCGCTCGACGAAGCGAAGGCAGGCGCTGCTGCATTGAAGGATGAAGCATCAACCCGTGCAGTCGCATATCGTGAGCAGGCTAAGGGTAAATCGGAAGATTGGGCTGGCGACGCAAAAGCACGTGCTGCTGACCTCGCTGTTGAAGCAAAATCCAAGGCAAGCGATGGCATTTCGTCGCTTGGAAAAGTTGTTTCTGAAAACGCTGCAGTGATCGATGAGAAACTCGGCGAAAAATATGGCGATTACGCCCGCACTGCGTCGCGTAAATTGCAGGAAACCTCTGCCAAGCTCGAAAGCAAAAGTGTGGAAGAACTTGGCGAAGAGGCACGCGAAGCCGTTCGCAAGAGCCCGGGAGTTGCTGTCGGTGTAGCAGCCGTTCTAGGCTTCATGATTGCCCGGATGTTCCGCGGCAAAAGCGAATAATAAGAATTAGTCGGGGGATCCGGGGATGCAAAATACAGACCTGCCCGACCGGCAGGATGACAACAATGTCGAACTAGACAACCTCGATCCCCCGCCCGTTCGTTCCCTAACTGACGACATCAATGCTCTGGTTGATGACGGTAAGACCTATGTCGAGGCGGAGCTTGCCTTTCAAAAGACTCGCTTGGCTCTCGTGGCCAATCGTAGCAAGTCTGGAATCGGGTTGGTTCTTGCTGCGCTTGCGTTTCTACATCTGGCGTTAATCGGACTGGTAGTCGGCGGCATTGTAGCACTAATACCTGTGATGGGACCGGTCGGGGCAATGCTAGTGGTTGTAGGCATCTTATTAATCGGAATGGCGGGATTCTTATTCGCCGCCAGAGGCAAATTTTCGAGCGTGTCTGCAGCATTCAAGGATGAAGGCTGATGTCAGACTCGCTTGAAATCCGGTTTAAAGAAGATCGAGCGCTCAGAAACGCGTCGCTCGCCTTGGTAAAAGCCGATCTGGCGTATCTCAAACTTGATTTGACGGCGAAAAGCATAGGTGGCCGCGTTGCCGATCGGCTTACTGAGGGCGCAGTCGATGTGTTTGAAGAGGCAACCCAGGCCGCCGATGATAACAAGGGCGTGTTGATAACCCTGATCGCCGCCGTCGGCGTTTGGTTTGCGCGCAATCCAATCCTGAGCCTGTTCAACGATGGTTTGGACCAGAGTGAAGATATAGAAACAGAAACTATACCCGGCGAGGACCCTCAACAGGTTTGATCCCGCCAAAACAAACTTTAGGAGTAAATACATGTCTAGCGAAGAAAAGCGTCAAGCGCTTAAAGCCAAAATCGAGGCGGCTGAAAGCCGCAATGCAGATCGCGGCATCGGCAACATCGCCCGCGAAGCGACCGATACAGCGACTAACTTCGTCAAAGAACATCCGATTGCTTCAATCGCAGGCGTGGCGGCAATTGGTCTGGCAATTGGTGCAATGACGAAACCGGGACGCAATGCTGGGCGTCAAGCAGGAAAGAAAGCTAGCGCCTTGGCGGCCTATGCGTCTGAAATAGGCATGGCCTATGCCACTGGCCTGCTAGATGCTGCCGGCGAAGCCGCTGCGACAGGTAAGGACAAGCTTGAAGACTTCAGTGACACAATTGGTGATAATGCTGGCGCGCTAAAGCGCCGCGCGACGTTCACGGGTGGTAATGCGGCAGCGGCAGCGAAAGCACTTTCTCGCAATGCCGGGAAAAAGGCGGGACGAAGCGCACGCGACATTCGGAGCCGCATTGGCAAGTAAACTCGGGTTCTACCAAAATGACAGAATGGCGTGACAGGCTTGCCTGCCACGCCATTTTCTTTATGGCGCGCTGGCACAAGCTCCCGATAAACTGAGAAAGCCGAATTGATGAAAGAGACTGAATTCACCCAGCCATTACACCTCGTTATGGGCGGAAAGGTTAGAGATCCTCGGTCGATGGAATTTCAGGACCCTGAAAGTATCCACGTTGTCGGCGTTTACAGCGATTATGACAATGCGGTCGAGGCTTGGCGCGGCAATGCACAACGGACCGTTGACGATGCTGAGATGAAATATGTGATTGTGCCACTGCACAAACTGCTCACTCCCGCACAATAGGTCGGCGCATAGGAGTCTCTTGGCGTATTCTCTCCGGCCATTTCACCCAAGTGACGCGGACAATTTGATCGAATTGCGCCGATTAGCGATCGAGCAAATTGGTATTTCCGCATATTCAAAGGACCAAGTCGAGGCCTGGGCTTCCAAGGTCGGGAATGCACAAGGTTTGCTAGCGCGTTTCGAGAATGGCGATCTGATTACGGTCGCATGCGATACTGCAGATCGTGCTATCGGTTATAGCTTACTCGGACCCGGCGGCCATCTCGATCACCTATATTGCCACCCCGAGCATACCGGCCAAGGTCTGGCCGACAAGCTACTGGCGCAATCGGAGCTGATCGCACGTCAGAATGGTGCCCGACAGCTTCACACGGAGGCCAGCGTTCTCGCTCGCCCCGCATTCTTACGTGCAGGATATATTGAGACTGAGAGGCGAGATTTCGAGATCGAATTCGGCGGCCGAAAAGTCCCGATACATAATTTCGCTATGGTGAAGCAGATCGGCTAAGCTCGCTTCACCACGTCGATTAAATATATTCGATTTTCTTGACGAGGTAGAATTTGTCACCTGAAGGGACAGTCACTTCGACTTCATCGTTCAAATTCTTGCCAATCAATGCGCGGCCCAAAGGCGAGCTAAATGAAATCCGACCGCCTGCGGCGTCAGCCTCGGTTTCACCGACAATCTGATACTTCTTTGGCTTGTCATCATCGTCAAGCAAAGTGACCGTCGCGCCGAACACGATCTTGTCGCCTGAAAGCGTCTTGGGATCGATGATCTGGGCGCGAGAAACTTTGCTCTCGATATCGCCAATCATCGCTTCGACTTGTCCCTGACGTTCTTTCGCCGCGTGATACTCCGCGTTCTCGGAAAGATCGCCGTGGGCACGTGCCTCCTCGATTGCATCGACAATTTTGGGGCGTTCTGCACGCAAAGCCTTGAGATCGGTAGTGAGCCGCTCATAGCCCTCGGCAAGCATTGGAACCTTATCCATCGTAACTCTCAATCTGCTAAAGTCTTGAACCGAATGACAATTCTAGACCATGCCGCCCCGTGTGGAGCGACCCTGATCCTGATGCAATGTCGGAAAAAGCCGTTTGTTTCCTAGCTATAATAGTCTTGCATTGACCGCACTTCAAGCTCGCTCGGCTTTACCGACTGAATCGCCTCTGCCGTGGCGAGCGATGCAGCCGCTGTTGTGTAGTATGGAATCTTCATTTGCAGCGCCGTTGCACGGATCGATTTGCTGTCGATCATGCTCTGCCAGCCTTCGGTAGTGTTTATCACCAATGCCACTTCGCCATCGATCATTCTGTCAACAATATGCGGTTGCCCCTCGGCCACCTTGTTCACCCGCTCAACCTGCAGGCCCTGCTCGGTCAAATACCGCTGCGTGCCGCCAGTCGCGATAATCGTGAAGCCGCAATCAATCAGCGTTTTGACCGCAGGGATGATAATCGGCTTATCGCCTTCCTTGACAGAAACGAACACCACGCCGCTTTCGGGCAAAACTACTCCTGCTCCCAATTGCGATTTCAGGAACGCGGTCGGGAAATCCTTGTCGATACCCATCACTTCGCCCGTTGATTTCATCTCGGGAGTAAGCACCGGATCGGCGCCGGGGAAACGGCCAAACGGGAACACGGCTTCCTTCACCGCCATATAGGGAAGGTCGCGCTTAAATGGTGGGAATGTTGCCAGCATCTCGCCCGCCATTACGCGGCTGGCGATTTTGGCGATGGGTTGGCCGATAGCTTTGGCCACAAAGGGAACCGTCCGGCTGGCGCGCGGGTTGACTTCGATGAGATAAACCTCGCCATCCTTCACCGCGAATTGGACATTCATTAAACCGACTACGCCCAGCGCGCGCGCCAGAGAATCCGCCTGACGCTCCATTTCCTCGACAATTTCAGCGGGCAGCGAATATGGCGGAATAGTGCAAGCGCTGTCACCGGAATGGACACCCGCCTCTTCAATATGCTGCATTACCCCAGCGACCGCGACATCGGTGCCATCACAAATCACATCAACATCGCATTCGATGGCGTCGCGGAGATATTGATCGACCAGGACCGGACTTTCGCCAGACACATTCACCGCCGTTTTGATGTAATCATCCAGCTGGGCTTCGCTGTCGACGATTTCCATCGCACGTCCGCCAAGCACATAAGACGGGCGTAGCAAAACTGGATAGCCGATGCGCGAGGCAACTGCGGCAGCTTCATCGCGGCTGTAAGCGATGCCGTTGTCCGGCTGCTTCAGTTTCAGTTTGCCAACCAGCTTTGCGAAGCGCTCGCGGTCTTCGGCAAGATCGATTGCATCTGGACTGGTCCCGAGGATCGGAATCCCCTCATCTTCCAGCGCCTGCGCCAATTTGAGCGGGGTCATGCCGCCAAATTGAACAATTACGCCTACCAGTTCGCCAGATTTTTGCTCTACGCGAAGGATTTCTAGGACGTCCTCCGCTGTCAGTGGCTCAAAATAAAGGCGGTCGGAGGTGTCATAATCGGTCGAGACTGTCTCTGGATTGCAATTGACCATGATGGTTTCAAAGCCGGCCTCGGCCAGCGCGAAACAGGCATGGACGCAGCAATAATCAAACTCGATGCCCTGCCCGATCCGGTTAGGACCGCCACCAAGAATGACGATTTTTCGCCGGTCGGAAACATCCGCCTCGCACTCAGCCGCACCGAATGTCGGGGCTTCATAGGTTGAGTACATGTAAGGCGTTATCGCCTCGAATTCAGCGGCGCAGCTGTCGATACGCTTGAACACTGGCAACACGCCGAGCTTATGACGAAGATCGCGGACTTCTTTTTCGGATGTCGCGCCGGCCATTGCTTGCAAGGCGTCATGCAGCAGGCCCGAACGGCGCGCTTGTGTTTCGCCCATCCCACCTGCAACGCCGACCGAGCGCACAGCCAATGTGGCCAGGCGTTTGTCGGAAAAGCCCATTGATTTCAGCCGGCGTAATCCGGCCGCATCGCCGGGAAGGCCATCGCGGGAGATGATTTTCTCTGCATCGATAATCTCTTCTATCTGGCGCAAAAACCAGCTGTCGTAGCCAGTGATGCGGTTCACTTCCTCGACGCTTAAACCCTCGCGGAACGCCTGCGCGACTTTCAAAATGCGGTCTGGTGTCCGTCGCGAAAGCGAGGCGGTGATGACATCATGGTGCACCCCCGCCAGCTCGGTAACGCGGTTGAAGCCATCCAGATCGGTTTCCAGCCCGCGCAAGGCCTTTTGCATCGATTCCTGAAAATTCCGGCCAATCGCCATCACTTCGCCGACCGACTTCATCGCTGTGGCGAGATCGTCAGTCGCACCTTTGAATTTCTCGAAAGCAAAGCGCGGGATCTTGGTGACGACGTAATCGATAGTAGGTTCGAAACTGGCCGGAGTAGCGCCGGTAATCTCGTTGGTAATTTCATCGAGCGTATAGCCCACCGCGAGCTTCGCCGCGACGCGCGCTATGGGGAAACCAGTGGCTTTGGATGCCAAAGCGGATGAACGCGACACGCGCGGGTTCATCTCGATCACAATCAACCGGCCATCAGCAGGATTAACCGCAAACTGGACGTTCGAGCCGCCGGTTTCGACGCCAATTTCACGCAGCACAGCGATGCTGGCATTGCGCATGATCTGGTATTCTTTGTCGGTCAGCGTCAGCGCGGGGGCTACGGTAATGCTGTCGCCCGTGTGCACGCCCATCGGATCGACATTTTCGATCGAACAAATGATGATACAATTGTCCTTGCGGTCGCGCACGACCTCCATCTCGTACTCTTTCCAACCGAGCAGCGATTCTTCGATCAGAACTTCTGTGGTGGGGGACGCGTCGAGACCGTCGCGAACAATCTTCTCGAACTCGGCCTTGTTATAGGCGATTCCGCCGCCGGTTCCCCCTAGTGTGAAGCTGGGGCGGATGATGCTGGGCAAGCCAGTGCGCTTGAGAATTTCCTGCGCTTCTTCGACCGAATGCGCCACGCCGCTGCGCGCGCTTTCTAGGCCGATCTTGTCCATCGCATCGCGGAATTTCTGGCGGTCTTCTGCTTTATCAATAGCTTCCGCATCCGCGCCGATCATCTGGACGCCGAATTTCTTCAGCACACCCGAGGATTCCAGCGACAAGGCGCAGTTGAGCGCGGTTTGCCCGCCCATCGTCGGCAGCACCGCATCGGGGCGCTCTTTCTCGATAATCTTGGCGACGATTTCGGGCGTGATCGGCTCGATATAGGTCG is part of the Pontixanthobacter gangjinensis genome and encodes:
- the mrdA gene encoding penicillin-binding protein 2, whose amino-acid sequence is MFGGRRSAPTTPSLLANRYNRRSFVLGGVGASIGTLLAVRMGYIAIADNEKYATESESNRVNLTLIPPRRGWILDRNGAPLASNRADFRVDVIPERLPDAVQTIETLGKLLDYNSAKIQDLKDSIEKARGFQPVEIGTGLSFDQFAAISVRLPDLPGVVPQRGFTRYYPTGASVGHLIGYVGPASAEEYELDRNPLLVTPGYKIGKDALEKQFEQELRGTPGARRVEVTASGRIVRDLDTRQDVQGAPVKLTIDGPLQDYAARRLGLESGSVVVMDTLTGDLLCMASMPSFDPNSFSDGIGRVEYSMLSENERVPLRNKVLKGLYPPGSTVKPMVAMSFLKAGIRPDETVQCRGGLRVGNRVFGCWKRSGHGTVDMAKGIYQSCDVYFYHFAQRVGMDPIAAMARRYGMGQEFPLPVTSQFYGTVPDPAWKLEKYGSPWATFDTVNATIGQGYMLANPLQLAVMATRLATSKQVMPRLVLNEKVPDYESMGVTEEHKLAVRKAMSDVVNGPGTAGRARLPIPDILMAGKTGTAQVVSLSKSDGKSGPWKYRDHGLFIFFAPFDNPRYAGAVVIEHGGGSGAAYPIARDVMTFLFDPAKGLAALELLEKQWGGTAQERLEKKYAAYAAQAGEDIPPQPKRDEDIFARVDAEARAAATAPVAQATDAAINRSTNVDSISGGTEE
- the rodA gene encoding rod shape-determining protein RodA — protein: MNSIIPTPVARQPWQMLIPLFLLVAFGAAVLYSAAGGAFQPFASSHLLRFAVTLVMASIMVLFSRNFVKMMAYPAYGAVLLLLLGVEAMGAIGGGSQRWLELGPLRIQPSELMKPVVVLALAKFYEGLPSGMIEGWRAIIPAGGLIALPVGLVLLQPDLGTSLAIVFGGIVVMFLAGLPLRWFLAGGAAAAVAAPLAFFFGLKEYQQRRVTTFMDPESDPLGAGYHITQSKIAIGSGGFSGKGFNEGSQSHLNYLPEPHTDFVFSTMAEEWGFIGGLFVIIMFGLILRWGLRVAKAAPDRFSKLLAAGMVATIFFYVCINLMMVMGLAPVVGIPLPWMSHGGSSMMTNMICIGTLMMVNRWNREHNRVGLE
- a CDS encoding multicopper oxidase domain-containing protein, with product MAPGNRAEFMVKGGDAGIYRLRALQYEQGHPGGARPERLLATISSSGPRQDDPIPGRLVNPPKMPNQPIARRRTITFKGEISGNHEMPMMHHEPATPRKMLGITANCDAAPAACAPKQPMTGMPPVKFTLDGKVFDLDRIDQHVVAGTVEEWTLVNLDVFQHPFHIHVNPFQIVAMNGQPVDDPTWWDVFPLPSKGSVTIRTYFRPDITGKTVYHCHILPHEDNGMMANVFIHPEGTELDAKGEPRT
- the ribH gene encoding 6,7-dimethyl-8-ribityllumazine synthase — encoded protein: MARFLIVEARFYDELNDMLIAGARAALEEAGHEVETLTVPGALEIPGAIALAAETDHYSGFVAIGVVIRGETYHFEIVAGESARGIMALTMDGIAIGNGILTVENEEQALVRADSAQKDKGGEAAKAALAMLDLQARFAS
- the eno gene encoding phosphopyruvate hydratase, translating into MTGIIDIHGREILDSRGNPTVEVDILLEDGSFGRAAVPSGASTGAHEAVELRDGDKSRYLGKGVTKAVEAVNGEIADTLLGLDAEDQRDLDLAMIDLDGTDNKSRLGANAILGTSLAIAKAAANARGLPLWSYVGGVSAHVLPVPMMNIINGGEHADNPIDIQEFMIMPVGADSIAEAVRWGAEVFHTLKKGLSDKGLATAVGDEGGFAPNLASTRDALDFIMASIEKAGFKPGEDILLALDCASSEYFKDGQYVLAGENISLNPTEMADYLAKLCDDYPIRSIEDGMDEDDFVGWRALTDKIGKDVQLVGDDLFVTNPARLAMGIEKGLANSLLVKVNQIGTLSETLEAVNIAHRAGYTSVMSHRSGETEDATIADLAVATNCGQIKTGSLARSDRLAKYNQLIRIEEELGASAHYAGATCFG
- a CDS encoding phage holin family protein codes for the protein MQNTDLPDRQDDNNVELDNLDPPPVRSLTDDINALVDDGKTYVEAELAFQKTRLALVANRSKSGIGLVLAALAFLHLALIGLVVGGIVALIPVMGPVGAMLVVVGILLIGMAGFLFAARGKFSSVSAAFKDEG
- a CDS encoding DUF4170 domain-containing protein, whose protein sequence is MKETEFTQPLHLVMGGKVRDPRSMEFQDPESIHVVGVYSDYDNAVEAWRGNAQRTVDDAEMKYVIVPLHKLLTPAQ